A region of Kribbella sp. NBC_01245 DNA encodes the following proteins:
- a CDS encoding TetR/AcrR family transcriptional regulator → MAHKERVPLGAERRDVIADAAIHLVATRGLKGLTHRAVDAEAGLPPGSTSYYLRTREALLGACVNRMLERDLAAQTAVPAGTSTVDLLVGMVLDLIGNRREELLARYEMSLEANRQPAFQAVLIEGGSRLRSGLAELLKADGVPNAEAVAWPVAAMLDGLMYDRVAGAGSTVPQADFESATRAAITALLVGLTA, encoded by the coding sequence GTGGCTCACAAAGAGCGGGTGCCGTTGGGTGCGGAGCGGCGGGATGTCATCGCGGATGCGGCGATTCACCTGGTGGCGACGCGAGGGCTGAAGGGGCTGACGCATCGCGCCGTTGATGCCGAGGCCGGTCTGCCGCCGGGTTCCACGTCGTACTACCTGCGGACGCGGGAGGCGTTGCTCGGCGCGTGCGTGAACCGGATGCTCGAGCGCGATCTGGCCGCGCAGACGGCTGTGCCGGCCGGGACTTCTACGGTCGACCTGCTGGTCGGCATGGTGCTGGATCTCATCGGCAATCGGCGGGAGGAGCTGCTCGCGCGGTACGAGATGTCCCTGGAGGCGAACCGTCAGCCGGCGTTCCAGGCCGTCTTGATCGAGGGTGGCAGCCGACTTCGTTCGGGGTTGGCTGAGCTGCTCAAAGCCGACGGTGTGCCGAACGCGGAGGCCGTGGCCTGGCCGGTGGCGGCGATGCTCGACGGGCTGATGTACGACCGGGTGGCCGGGGCTGGTTCGACCGTGCCGCAGGCGGACTTCGAGTCGGCTACGCGGGCGGCGATCACCGCACTGCTGGTCGGCCTTACCGCTTAA
- a CDS encoding FAD-dependent monooxygenase: MSERTAVVVGAGIGGVTAAAALGQLGWRVTLLERAPELGEVGAGISVWPNAIKVLDGLGATKYLGDAGIDAIQGGLRRPDGKWLVRVSGAVMEAPMMVHRARLHDAITATFGPTVETRTGVTVARVAQTPYAATVVSEAGEEFTADLVVAADGLRSVVRTALNPAHPGPRYSGYTAFRGISEVDRPDDGGETWGRGYRFGYLPLVDGRVYWYATATAPEQASLAPVTELFQDWHDPIPAIIGKTPPEAVLRNDVYDLALPLPPFVQGRVVLLGDAAHAMTPNLGQGACAAIQDAGVLAEVLERYGDQAVALASYDRIRRAATTKLIRRSRQMGVLGQLSNPFATRSRDAVLTLVGQALRLKRT; encoded by the coding sequence ATGAGCGAGCGGACAGCGGTAGTGGTCGGGGCGGGGATCGGCGGCGTGACGGCCGCTGCGGCGTTGGGTCAGCTGGGTTGGCGCGTCACCCTGCTGGAGCGGGCGCCCGAGTTGGGCGAGGTGGGCGCGGGAATCTCGGTCTGGCCGAACGCGATCAAGGTGCTCGACGGCCTCGGCGCCACGAAGTACCTCGGCGACGCCGGGATCGACGCGATTCAGGGCGGTCTGCGCCGGCCGGACGGGAAGTGGTTGGTCCGCGTCAGTGGCGCGGTGATGGAGGCGCCGATGATGGTCCACCGTGCCCGCCTGCATGACGCGATCACGGCCACCTTCGGCCCGACCGTCGAGACCCGGACCGGCGTGACCGTCGCCCGGGTGGCGCAGACGCCGTACGCCGCGACGGTGGTGAGCGAGGCGGGGGAGGAGTTCACGGCAGACCTGGTGGTCGCGGCCGACGGCTTGCGCAGTGTCGTCCGTACGGCGCTCAACCCCGCGCATCCCGGCCCGCGCTACTCCGGCTACACCGCCTTCCGCGGCATCTCCGAGGTCGATCGCCCGGACGACGGGGGTGAGACGTGGGGGCGCGGATACCGCTTCGGGTACCTGCCGCTCGTCGACGGACGCGTCTATTGGTACGCAACGGCGACGGCACCCGAGCAAGCGTCACTGGCGCCCGTGACCGAGCTCTTCCAGGACTGGCATGACCCGATCCCGGCGATCATCGGCAAGACGCCGCCGGAGGCCGTTCTGCGCAATGACGTGTACGACCTGGCGCTGCCGTTGCCGCCGTTCGTCCAAGGCCGCGTGGTGCTGCTCGGCGACGCCGCCCACGCGATGACGCCGAACCTCGGCCAAGGCGCCTGCGCCGCCATCCAGGACGCCGGCGTACTCGCGGAGGTGCTCGAGCGGTACGGCGACCAGGCCGTCGCGCTCGCGTCGTACGACCGGATCAGGCGAGCCGCGACGACGAAGCTGATCCGCCGCTCACGCCAAATGGGCGTACTCGGCCAACTCAGCAACCCGTTCGCCACCCGCTCCCGCGACGCCGTACTCACCCTTGTCGGCCAAGCCCTGCGCCTGAAGCGGACCTAG
- a CDS encoding CDP-alcohol phosphatidyltransferase family protein — protein MVGTTRPEPSPDEQATTPLVLKPELAHVPLNLVLAAPNLITVVRTIIAMVVAAWAFHSGTWQWLVVGYVVYWAGDSLDGEWARWRKQESLLGAVFDIVCDRASTLLLAGAFIATYPEVVGPLTVYLIQFAVLDTMLSLAFLLWPSTLSPNYFYKVDRPIYLWNWSRAGKAVNTAGVIITLIVGYRWDLMVIPYTIAGLIVILKIVSLVRLIRILTGAIQPAPGGGKIFQR, from the coding sequence ATGGTGGGTACGACGCGCCCGGAGCCGAGTCCGGACGAGCAGGCGACGACGCCACTGGTGCTGAAGCCGGAGTTGGCGCATGTGCCGCTCAACCTGGTGCTGGCCGCGCCGAACCTGATCACCGTGGTGCGCACGATCATCGCGATGGTGGTGGCGGCCTGGGCGTTCCACTCCGGCACTTGGCAGTGGCTCGTCGTAGGGTATGTCGTGTACTGGGCGGGCGACTCCCTGGATGGCGAGTGGGCCCGCTGGCGCAAGCAGGAGAGCCTGCTGGGTGCCGTCTTCGACATCGTCTGCGACCGGGCGAGCACGCTGCTGCTGGCCGGGGCGTTCATCGCGACCTATCCCGAGGTCGTCGGGCCCCTGACGGTCTACTTGATCCAGTTCGCGGTGCTCGACACGATGCTGTCACTGGCCTTCCTGCTCTGGCCGTCGACGCTCAGCCCGAACTACTTCTACAAGGTCGATCGCCCGATCTACCTGTGGAACTGGTCGCGCGCGGGCAAGGCCGTCAACACCGCCGGGGTCATCATCACGCTGATCGTCGGCTACCGCTGGGACCTGATGGTCATCCCGTACACCATCGCCGGGCTGATCGTGATCCTGAAGATCGTCTCGCTCGTTCGGCTGATCCGGATCCTGACCGGCGCGATCCAGCCGGCCCCGGGCGGCGGCAAGATCTTCCAGCGCTGA
- a CDS encoding Vps62-related protein: MTVRNGRRWRALAALAIAGTLAGTTGLATATGAEVRTDSEAVSTPQSATTFMADRRGDLEGGTRTAAAAYWVQFAPLVYLAAGDKNYPMSAESFINLAALRWSHDDGCSDDQLVRSGSINSATLRSGGYKHQGKGGSPGCRHGGTVYNSAGRVRPYDLANNSNEGMFLEIANAHRGGSGVRSPIYVDYVARSHITYWFFYGNNDSPAPKIADHEGDWERIVLRLNSSNLPDRVAFYKHNGTCWLSWRSVQRTGTHPIIYSAKGTHASYWKVKNNWPLPFGAVDVTSKGYQWKTWAVSSYAVRSRPWYGYGGGWGEVGANRDSTGPVGPSVYKGHEPNWNNIPACA, encoded by the coding sequence ATGACGGTACGAAATGGGAGGCGCTGGCGGGCATTGGCCGCGCTGGCGATCGCGGGTACTTTGGCCGGTACGACCGGTCTTGCCACCGCAACCGGGGCGGAGGTTCGGACCGACTCGGAGGCGGTCAGCACCCCGCAGAGCGCTACTACGTTCATGGCCGATCGGCGCGGTGATCTCGAAGGTGGGACACGTACGGCAGCGGCGGCGTACTGGGTTCAGTTCGCGCCGTTGGTCTATCTGGCCGCCGGTGACAAGAACTACCCGATGTCCGCGGAGAGCTTCATCAACCTCGCGGCGCTGCGCTGGTCCCACGATGACGGCTGTTCGGACGACCAGCTCGTCCGCTCGGGCAGTATCAACTCGGCCACTCTGCGCAGTGGCGGCTACAAGCATCAGGGCAAGGGTGGTTCGCCCGGGTGCAGGCACGGCGGTACGGTTTACAACAGCGCCGGCCGGGTCCGTCCGTACGACCTCGCGAACAACTCCAACGAGGGCATGTTCCTCGAGATCGCCAACGCCCACCGTGGTGGTTCGGGCGTACGGTCACCGATCTACGTGGACTACGTCGCGCGGTCTCACATCACCTACTGGTTCTTCTACGGCAACAACGACAGCCCGGCGCCGAAGATCGCTGACCACGAAGGCGACTGGGAGCGGATCGTGCTCAGGCTGAACTCGAGCAACCTCCCGGATCGGGTGGCCTTCTACAAGCACAACGGCACTTGCTGGCTGTCGTGGCGCTCGGTCCAGCGGACTGGCACGCATCCCATCATCTACTCGGCCAAGGGAACGCACGCGAGCTACTGGAAGGTCAAGAACAACTGGCCGTTGCCGTTCGGCGCGGTGGACGTGACCAGTAAGGGCTACCAGTGGAAGACCTGGGCGGTCTCCAGCTACGCGGTCCGCTCCCGCCCCTGGTACGGCTACGGCGGCGGCTGGGGCGAGGTCGGCGCCAACCGCGACAGCACCGGCCCAGTCGGCCCGAGCGTCTACAAGGGCCACGAGCCCAACTGGAACAACATCCCCGCCTGCGCCTGA
- the purS gene encoding phosphoribosylformylglycinamidine synthase subunit PurS has translation MARVVVDVMLKSEILDPQGKAVHGAFGRLGFEGVADVRQGKRFEITLDGEVTEDRVAEIRKAAETLLANPVIEDFEVHVEADQ, from the coding sequence GTGGCCCGCGTTGTCGTCGACGTCATGCTCAAATCAGAGATCCTCGACCCCCAGGGCAAGGCGGTGCACGGCGCATTCGGCCGGCTCGGCTTCGAGGGTGTCGCCGATGTCCGTCAGGGCAAGCGGTTCGAGATCACCCTGGACGGTGAGGTCACCGAGGACAGGGTGGCCGAGATCCGCAAGGCGGCGGAGACGCTGCTCGCCAACCCCGTGATCGAGGACTTCGAGGTCCACGTCGAGGCGGACCAGTGA
- the purQ gene encoding phosphoribosylformylglycinamidine synthase subunit PurQ yields the protein MKIGVVTFPGSLDDADARRAVALAGGEAVALWHADADLHGVDAVVLPGGFSYGDYLRAGAISRFAPVMTTIIEKAGQGMPVLGICNGFQVLCESHLLPGALIKNNHRKFICKDQVLRIENNQTAWTTGYDAGQEITIVLKNQDGGFVADETTLDRLEGEGRVLARYVGDNPNGSYRSIAGITNERGNVVGLMPHPEHAIEPLTGPGTDGLAFFTSVLKAVVAS from the coding sequence GTGAAGATCGGCGTAGTCACTTTCCCGGGCTCGCTGGACGACGCCGACGCCCGCCGCGCGGTCGCGCTGGCCGGTGGCGAGGCCGTCGCGCTGTGGCACGCGGACGCCGACCTGCACGGGGTCGACGCCGTCGTACTGCCAGGTGGTTTCTCGTACGGCGACTACCTGCGCGCCGGCGCCATCTCCCGCTTCGCGCCGGTGATGACCACGATCATCGAGAAGGCCGGTCAGGGGATGCCCGTGCTGGGCATCTGCAACGGCTTCCAGGTGCTCTGCGAGTCGCACCTGCTGCCCGGCGCCCTGATCAAGAACAATCACCGCAAGTTCATCTGCAAGGACCAGGTTCTGCGGATCGAGAACAACCAGACCGCCTGGACCACCGGCTACGACGCCGGCCAGGAGATCACCATCGTGCTGAAGAACCAGGACGGCGGTTTTGTCGCCGACGAGACCACCCTGGACCGGCTCGAGGGTGAAGGCCGGGTGCTCGCGCGCTACGTCGGTGACAACCCGAACGGGTCGTACCGCTCCATCGCCGGGATCACCAACGAGCGCGGCAACGTGGTCGGCCTGATGCCGCACCCGGAGCACGCGATCGAGCCGCTGACCGGTCCGGGCACGGATGGCCTGGCCTTCTTCACCTCGGTGCTGAAGGCCGTCGTCGCCTCCTGA